One genomic window of Hydra vulgaris chromosome 03, alternate assembly HydraT2T_AEP includes the following:
- the LOC136078201 gene encoding uncharacterized protein LOC136078201 encodes MSDSDDLDSDIVSNQPKRPKLVCSSDEEQETIINKFPLLPPSLQKLLSNLNLITKKRQRIDLEIDPESQTKVPSSQSYLLQHNTSCSSKTLDDIDSTPTVSQDVFQKNVMKILKNLKKDLSDIKQTQKDVIEKFSVLQHTGVDNVNTFILITIDNVEDLGKLESKLEDKSIYLQLVAVLARACGIHPKKSIYEAMNKLLTKDVASKYNIMGTAKKCNFCTEFKNIYSAIIEAVSSQHADTKDIQLHSFIGEWLRQAGVLNIRTEKKKIENPNKTL; translated from the exons ATGAGTGATTCTGATGATTTGg ATAGTGATATTGTTTCCAATCAACCAAAAAGGCCTAAATTAGTTTGCAGCAGTGATGAAGAGCAAGAGACAATAATCAACAAGTTTCCATTACTTCCACCATCACTacaaaaat tgcttTCAAATCTGAATTTGATTACTAAAAAGAGGCAAAGAATTGATTTGGAGATTGATCCAGAATCTCAAACTAAAGTACCATCTTCTCAATCTTATCTCCTGCAGCATAACACAA GTTGCAGCAGTAAAACTTTGGATGACATAGATAGTACACCCACTGTATCACAAGATG ttttccaGAAAAATgtgatgaaaattttaaaaaatttaaaaaaagatttatctgaTATTAAGCAAACCCAAAAAGATGTTATAGAAAAGTTTTCAGTTTTGCAGCATACAGGGGTAGATAATGTTAATACGTTTATCTTAATTACTATTGACAATGTTGAGGATTTGGGGAAGTTAGAAAGTAAATTAGAagacaaaagtatatatttgcAGCTG gTGGCAGTTTTAGCTCGTGCTTGTGGCATCCACCCTAAAAAAAGTATCTATGAGGCaatgaataaacttttaactaaaGATGTTGCTTcgaaatataatataatgggGACTGCCAAGAAATGTAATTTTTGCACggaattcaaaaatatttattcagccATTATAG aggCAGTTAGTAGTCAGCATGCTGACACCAAAGATATTCAACTCCACAGTTTTATTGGAGAGTGGTTGCGACAAGCTGGTGTCTTGAATATTCGAactgagaagaaaaaaattgaaaatccaaataaaactttataa